A stretch of Tripterygium wilfordii isolate XIE 37 chromosome 11, ASM1340144v1, whole genome shotgun sequence DNA encodes these proteins:
- the LOC120009785 gene encoding ATPase family AAA domain-containing protein FIGL1-like, whose translation MKKEGRCWRKEVDEKLRRLHSLCFGADHALERHDYESAHSTLGLSLVGFLDSTSITLANEFLARQIRLDAASKVYQARHALTPESDRLKRKEVIQILWERNVSMRKSAGLKVTIQTHL comes from the exons atgaagaaagaaggaCGATGTTGGAGGAAGGAAGTGGATGAAAAGCTGAGGCGACTCCACTCTCTGTGCTTCGGCGCCGATCATGCGCTTGAGCGGCACGACTATGAGAGCGCTCACAGTACTCTCGGCCTCAGCCTTGTCGGCTTCCTCGACTCCACCTCTATCACTCTCGCCAATGAGTTTCTCGCTCGCCAAATTCGACTCGATGCCGCCTCCAAGGTCTACCAGGCTCGCCACGCCCTCACTCCTGAATCCGATCG GTTGAAGAGGAAGGAGGTCATACAAATACTTTGGGAACGAAATGTTTCTATGCGGAAATCAGCAGGCCTAAAAGTGACTATCCAAACTCACCTTTAA